Part of the Pseudobacteriovorax antillogorgiicola genome, GATGCTTCTTGTGGAGCCAGAGGTGGATATTATCGAGGTCTAAAGTCCCCAAAGCCTCCACCTTATCTCCCTGATTCTTGGCATGAATGACCTTCTCAGTGATACCGCCGGCAGCAATTAGATAATCGATTCGCTTCGCTACCAACAGATCCAAGCCTTGGCCGATACGGTTCAGCTCAACAAGCTTAACTCCATGCTTCCGTGCTCTCGCAGCCCAAATGACCATGCCACGCTGTAAGCCAACCCGCCCCCCCATTTTGGCTAAAGCTTGCCAATCCTTGATCGGGGGATGATTGGTTTCACCAAAGACCCGCGTTTGAACCTCGGTGATAGGCGGTTCTATACGAATCAGATTCTGAACCATACCATACTCAAGTAGGCCGGCAAGCCTAGCAGCCTCGCCATCAATTACGCCGGAATCGGCAATCTGAAGCGATCGTTTGCTAGGGTAATAGACAAACTTGACGTCACGATTAATTGGACTGAAAACGCTTTCATAAAAAGACGAAAATCTCTTGCCATAAATCTTAATACTTGAAACATCCTCAAACGGTAGTGCAAAGGTGAGTGATTGAGTTGAGCCGTGGGCATTGCAGCAACAGAACAACAAAAGGAATAGACTTAGATGCAGCATAGATTAAACAGTCTATTGAGCAAGTTTTATGAAATCAATGATATCGACTCCTAGGTTAAAGCAAAACTAATTAGGTTAGCAAGTTTTAACTGATATCATAGTGCAAGCATACTACGTACCTTATTTCAAATAGTCAGCAGGAATATAATCGACATCCAAGGGGAAAAAATAAGATCGATATCCCGCTAAAGATGGCTGTCCTGCCTTTAGCCAAGCCTCCAGAATCAGATGCTTCAATACGTCGCTTGCAAGGGATAGCTGTTGTACAGTATAGGCTTCATAGTGCTTGGCGACCTCGTGTGCAGGACGCCGTTTACTCCTTTTCATAGGACCTGATAGCTCTAAAATGGAATATTTCCTATCGATCCCTAAGAGCATCTCTAAACTTTTGTGAGATTCGATTCCATATGCATGAATGATATCCAAGGTGTCCTTGGGTTGATGGCGGTCTTTGATCTGTGACTCAAAAGGCTTGCTGTTCCGAACTTGTTTAAATACCTTTTGTATCAAATCTAAATCTAAGGCATTGACGACATGCTCCTCGAAGTAGGAATGGATGCCTGCCTGCTGACTCAATTGGCCGTTGTAATTGATCGATGTATGTAGTGGGTTGCTGATATCCCCTACAAAATGGGATAATAGACCAATGCGAACCAGAATCTCATCCACAGTAGCGGTAGCTTCACGGGGAAACTCCCCTTTTCCCCGCTTCCTTGCCAGATTTTTAAAACTATCAAGCAAGCGATCGCTCAACTGCTCAATCCGAAGAGAAAGATGGCCAGCTGTTCGCAGCTTCTCTGGCCAAGCTTCGCCACTAGGACAAGGAGACTTCTGCTTACAGTTAGTCGATATGGCCTTTTTAAACTCTGCCATGGTTCGGGGAAGCAGCTTGACGTCGAGTTTTTGCTTGGGATCAGCGAGATATTCGATGTCGACGAAATGGGTTGGCCAGTTTTTGTTTTTGATCTCGGGATCACCGTTTCTCCAAGAGACATCTGGCAGATTGGAAACATGAGATACAAGATATTCTTTTTCAAGTAGCTGAAGTCCTAGTGTTTCGCGAGTTCGAACGTCTTCTGCTAGAAGTCTTGCTGCAACGACGCTAATAATGTGGTGTCCACGAGCCCCCCAGGCTGCTGCTGAATCAGCGATCAGTAGCAGGATCAAAGCCAAACCAATTAATTTACCCATGGACTAGAATCCTTTCTAAACAACCCGCTTCACCACTCTATGGTAGCTACTTTTGATGTATATAGCCTCTTTAGGGTCGTGATCTCTGATACTTCGCGACAAACCTCTGGGATCAATTCTGCGAAA contains:
- a CDS encoding substrate-binding periplasmic protein → MLHLSLFLLLFCCCNAHGSTQSLTFALPFEDVSSIKIYGKRFSSFYESVFSPINRDVKFVYYPSKRSLQIADSGVIDGEAARLAGLLEYGMVQNLIRIEPPITEVQTRVFGETNHPPIKDWQALAKMGGRVGLQRGMVIWAARARKHGVKLVELNRIGQGLDLLVAKRIDYLIAAGGITEKVIHAKNQGDKVEALGTLDLDNIHLWLHKKHQDLIPQVEKQIRRLKLIQKNIPLSD